A section of the Citrus sinensis cultivar Valencia sweet orange chromosome 8, DVS_A1.0, whole genome shotgun sequence genome encodes:
- the LOC102620665 gene encoding cytochrome c biogenesis protein CCS1, chloroplastic — MGTLKPPTLPTRTHILKAPLLNSTFNPQLHTLFNRCITLSFTISCKLRTSQDVKKKKDNVSKKIVFSDSSPPPLKNDEVSGEVESKNGVIGLVKRLPRRVLAALSNLPLAIGEMAAIAALMALGTAIEQGEVPDFYFQKYPEDNPVFGFFTWRWILTLGFDHMFSSPIFLGLLVMMGLSLMACTYTTQIPLVKVARRWSFLHSAEAIRKQEFSDTLPRASIQDLGVILMGAGYEVFLKGPSLYAFKGLVGRFAPIGVHLAMLLIMAGGTLSATGSFRGSVTVPQGLNFVVGDVLGPNGFLSTPTDAFSTEVHVNKFYMDYYDSGEVKQFHSDLSLFDIGGKEVMRKTISVNDPLRYGGITIYQTDWSFSALQVLKNDEGPFNLAMAPLKVNGDKKLFGTFLPLGDVNSPNVKGISMLGRDLQSIVIYDQEGKFAGVRRPNSKLPIDIDGTKIVIVDAIGSTGLDLKTDPGVPIVYAGFGALMLTTCISFLSHTQIWALQDGTSVIIGGKTNRAKAEFPDDMNRLLDRVPELVESSLSKQSDGISG, encoded by the exons ATGGGAACTCTGAAACCTCCGACACTTCCCACCAGAACTCACATTCTCAAAGCTCCCCTTCTTAACTCTACATTCAATCCCCAACTCCACACTCTCTTCAACAGATGCATTACTCTCTCTTTCACAATTTCTTGCAAGCTAAGAACCTCCCAAGAtgtcaaaaagaagaaggataACGTATCCAAGAAGATTGTTTTTTCGGATTCATCGCCGCCGCCGTTGAAAAATGATGAAGTCTCAGGGGAGGTAGAGAGTAAGAATGGAGTTATTGGGTTGGTTAAGAGGTTGCCTAGAAGGGTATTGGCTGCTTTGTCTAATTTGCCTTTGGCTATTGGAGAAATGGCTGCTATTGCTGCCCTCATGGCCCTTG GTACTGCGATTGAGCAAGGTGAGGTGCCGGATTTCTACTTCCAGAAGTACCCTGAAGATAATCCTGTGTTTGGATTCTTCACCTGGAGATGGATTCTCACACTTGGGTTTGATCATATGTTCTCGTCTCCCATTTTCCTTGGACTGCTGGTTATGATGGGATTATCACTCATGGCCTGCACTTACACAACCCAGATCCCCCTGGTTAAGGTTGCAAGAAG ATGGAGTTTTTTACATTCTGCTGAGGCAATCCGGAAGCAGGAATTTTCAGATACTCTTCCAAGGGCATCTATTCAAGATTTGGGTGTTATTCTGATGGGTGCGGGATATGAG GTATTCTTGAAAGGACCGTCTTTGTATGCCTTTAAAGGACTGGTTGGTCGGTTTGCCCCTATTGGAGTACATTTGGCAATGCTGCTGATAATGGCAGGTGGAACTCTTAGTGCAACTGGGAGCTTCAGAGGTTCAGTTACAGTTCCACAAGGGCTGAATTTTGTTGTGGGTGACGTGTTAGGCCCAAATGGATTTCTTTCTACTCCTACTGATGCTTTCAGCACTGAGGTTCATGTCAATAAATTCTACATGGATTACTATGATAGTGGAGAG GTGAAGCAGTTTCATAGTGATCTTTCTCTATTTGACATTGGGGGGAAGGAGGTGATGAGGAAAACAATTAGTGTAAATGACCCTTTAAGGTATGGCGGGATCACAATATATCAGACAGATTGGAGTTTTTCGGCACTGCAGGTACTTAAGAATGATGAAGGACCTTTCAATTTGGCAATGGCACCTCTAAAAGTCAATGGAGACAAAAAGCTGTTTGGGACTTTCTTACCTCTTGGAGATGTTAATTCTCCTAATGTCAAGGGAAT ATCAATGCTTGGTCGTGATCTGCAATCAATAGTCATATATGATCAAGAAGGGAAATTCGCAGGAGTCAGACGACCTAACTCTAAGCTTCCAATTGACATTGATGGAACAAAAATCGTTATTGTTGATGCTATCGGGAGTACTGGTCTTGACCTGAAG ACTGACCCTGGAGTGCCAATCGTGTATGCTGGTTTTGGTGCTCTAATGCTCACAACTTGCATCAGTTTTTTATCTCATACACAG ATATGGGCCTTACAAGATGGAACTTCAGTGATTATCGGAGGAAAGACTAACCGAGCCAAGGCTGAATTTCCAGACGATATGAATCGTTTGCTTGATCGGGTTCCAGAACTAGTCGAATCATCTCTGTCCAAGCAATCTGATGGCATCAGTGGCTAG